TTCTTTATCAAAACATATAGAATTAGCACATATACAGGTTTTGATAAATGAAGAGGTGATTGTGTTGAAGTATTTAACAAAATTAAAAAACTCATCAGCAGGTCTAAGAGGGTATTTGGAATCCTATCCGTTAACTTCATTTTTTGTAATGGCATATTTATTCTCATGGGTTGTATTAATTCCATTTATCTTATCTCAATGGGGTATTTTCCCTAAAACAAAGGCATTTCATATTTTCTTTTTTGCCAATGCATTTGCAGGGCCTATGTTAGCAGCGTGTATCATGTTTAGAACTCTTGAAGGCAAAAAGTCATGGAAAAAAGTTAGAAAAAGCATTCTAACTACTAAGGTCGGTTTGAAGTGGTACTTGTTTACTCTTATCGTTATCCCAGCTGCAATGTTTCTCGGGATGGTTATAGTAAATGGAAAGATACCTACTTTCCGTGACCTTAATTTCGAATTTTTTATAACCTATCTCTTCTCTTTTGTAGCAATTTTCTTTCTCGGTGGGCCTTTACCCGAGGAAACTGGATGGCGTGGTTTCGCTCTGCCTCGATTACAATCGAAATTCGGACCGTTAAAAGCAACATTACTTCTTAGTGTTTTGTGGGCTTTTTGGCATCTTCCGCATTTCTT
This genomic window from Bacillus anthracis str. Vollum contains:
- a CDS encoding CPBP family intramembrane glutamic endopeptidase — translated: MKYLTKLKNSSAGLRGYLESYPLTSFFVMAYLFSWVVLIPFILSQWGIFPKTKAFHIFFFANAFAGPMLAACIMFRTLEGKKSWKKVRKSILTTKVGLKWYLFTLIVIPAAMFLGMVIVNGKIPTFRDLNFEFFITYLFSFVAIFFLGGPLPEETGWRGFALPRLQSKFGPLKATLLLSVLWAFWHLPHFLTAAQRGGPGSDLSLLYIHLPIFILLCLPISIILTWAYNCNHGNLFIVMLIHASVNAFSLAQTHSTNPVLKNTDIFVVIGLGFVALLILIFTRGNLGYKQTFNEVEFSNNENISQ